The following proteins are encoded in a genomic region of Mesoplodon densirostris isolate mMesDen1 chromosome 12, mMesDen1 primary haplotype, whole genome shotgun sequence:
- the MAS1 gene encoding proto-oncogene Mas — MDEANGTSFVAEESSNASTSRNTSVAEPRREIPIVHWVIMSISPLGFVENGILLWFLCFRMRRNPFTVYITHLSVADISLLFCIFILSVDYALDYELSSGYYYTIVTLSVTFLFGYNTGLYLLTAISVERCLSVLYPIWYRCHRPKHQSAFICALLWALSCLVTTMEYVMCIDGEGQTHSRSDCRAVIIFIAILSFLVFTPLMAVSSTILVVKIRKNAWASHSSKLYLVITVTIIIFFIFAMPMRLLYLLYYEYWSTFRNLHHISLLFSTINSSANPFIYFFVGSSRKKRFKESLKVVLTRAFKDEMQPRRPEDHTTTTETETVV; from the coding sequence ATGGATGAGGCAAACGGGACATCATTTGTTGCTGAGGAGTCCTCGAACGCCTCAACCAGCAGGAACACCTCAGTAGCAGAGCCGCGTCGGGAAATTCCCATCGTGCACTGGGTGATCATGAGCATTTCCCCACTGGGCTTTGTTGAGAATGGAATTCTCCTCTGGTTCCTCTGCTTCCGGATGAGAAGAAATCCCTTCACCGTCTACATCACCCACTTGTCTGTTGCGGACATCTCATTACTCTTTTGCATCTTTATTCTGTCTGTCGACTATGCTTTAGATTACGAGCTCTCTTCCGGCTATTACTACACAATTGTCACATTGTCGGTGACATTTCTCTTTGGCTACAACACGGGTCTGTATCTGCTGACAGCCATCAGTGTGGAGAGGTGCCTGTCTGTCCTGTACCCCATCTGGTACCGCTGCCATCGCCCCAAGCACCAGTCAGCATTCATCTGTGCCCTCCTGTGGGCACTTTCCTGCTTAGTGACCACCATGGAATACGTCATGTGCATTGATGGTGAAGGACAGACTCACTCCCGAAGTGACTGCAGGGCGGTGATCATCTTCATAGCCATTCTGAGCTTCCTGGTCTTCACGCCACTAATGGCGGTGTCCAGCACCATCTTGGTAGTGAAGATTCGGAAGAATGCGTGGGCTTCCCATTCCTCGAAGCTGTATCTTGTCATCACGGTCACCATCATCATATTCTTCATCTTCGCCATGCCCATGAGGCTCCTCTACCTGCTCTATTATGAGTACTGGTCGACGTTCAGGAACTTGCACcacatttctcttctcttctctacaATCAACAGCAGCGCCAACCCTTTTATTTACTTCTTCGTGGGCAGCAGCAGGAAGAAGCGGTTCAAGGAGTCCTTAAAAGTGGTCCTGACCAGGGCTTTCAAAGATGAGATGCAACCCAGGCGCCCGGAAGaccacaccaccaccaccgaAACTGAGACTGTCGTCTGA